From Marmota flaviventris isolate mMarFla1 chromosome X, mMarFla1.hap1, whole genome shotgun sequence, the proteins below share one genomic window:
- the LOC139703162 gene encoding melanoma antigen preferentially expressed in tumors-like gives MSNPSLPKLLELAAYSLLSNEASAISALEEFTVNLFPPLLTAAFAKGHEKALKALVQAWPFPFLRLGSLIVQWPKQDSLQAVLDGLEDFPAHGAYPRRSELRVLDLTLNFDQVQSKKVSEALAMFPFWLPSTVKAPMPQAMVKSNSEEDTRRGPKKLWEPVELHIDLFLRVPFKFDPFLSGLLTKVKQSGGSLRLCCRKLHIEEMPFNSLVGILKTLELDFMQELEVFDWFQALSEQRLFATQLGRICNLRSLKLAYYHWAFSPVSEQSSSYFLSQLSKLGHLQKLHLSYSYLSGNLHQVLSCLQSPLHALEICSCTLLNTDIIYLSQSLHVTCLKKLDLSGNDLSYMVPGSLETLLEKISGTLQHLNLNHCQLKDAHLSAILPALRHCSWLHYLGLSDNPISQASLLSLLEHTAGLMELKQVLYPIPVECCTYLHGLSWGPVNKDKMYQVQAEIQNLLQAVQRADMQWRPHCPSPCP, from the exons ATGAGCAATCCATCCCTACCCAAGCTCTTGGAACTCGCAGCCTACAGCCTGCTAAGCAATGAGGCCTCTGCTATATCTGCCTTGGAAGAGTTCACTGTCAACCTCTTCCCACCACTGCTCACTGCTGCATTTGCCAAGGGGCATGAGAAGGCTCTAAAGGCCCTGGTGCAGGCCTGGCCCTTCCCCTTTCTCCGACTGGGCTCTCTGATTGTACAGTGGCCCAAACAAGATAGCTTGCAAGCTGTGCTGGATGGGCTGGAGGACTTTCCTGCTCACGGGGCCTATCCCAG GAGGTCAGAACTGAGGGTGCTGGATTTGACTCTGAACTTTGATCAGGTCCAGAGTAAAAAGGTTTCTGAGGCCTTGGCCATGTTCCCATTTTGGTTACCATCAACAGTCAAGGCACCAATGCCCCAGGCCATGGTTAAGAGCAATTCAGAAGAGGACACAAGAAGAGGACCAAAAAAGCTGTGGGAACCTGTGGAATTACACATTGATCTTTTCCTGAGAGTCCCCTTCAAGTTTGATCCATTCCTTTCAGGCCTCCTGACAAAAGTGAAACAGAGTGGTGGGTCCCTGCGCCTCTGCTGTAGGAAGCTGCACATTGAGGAAATGCCCTTTAACAGCCTGGTAGGGATCTTGAAGACACTTGAGCTGGATTTCATGCAGGAGCTAGAGGTGTTTGACTGGTTCCAGGCACTGTCTGAGCAGAGGCTGTTTGCAACACAGCTGGGGAGGATCTGCAACCTGCGCAGCCTCAAGCTGGCCTACTACCACTGGGCCTTCTCCCCAGTGAGTGAGCAGTCCTCCAGCTACTTTCTTTCACAGCTCAGCAAGCTGGGCCACCTCCAGAAGCTCCACCTTTCCTACTCCTACCTCTCAGGCAACCTACATCAAGTGCTCAG CTGCCTGCAGTCCCCACTGCATGCTCTGGAGATTTGCTCCTGCACACTTCTGAACACCGACATCATCTACTTATCCCAGAGCCTTCATGTCACCTGCCTGAAGAAGTTGGATCTGAGTGGCAACGACCTTTCCTATATGGTCCCTGGTTCCTTAGAGACCCTGCTAGAGAAGATCTCAGGGACACTCCAGCATCTGAACCTGAACCACTGCCAGCTAAAGGATGCCCACCTCAGTGCCATCCTGCCAGCCCTgcgccactgctcctggctccaTTACTTGGGCCTGTCTGACAATCCCATATCCCAAGCCAGCCTCCTGAGCCTACTGGAACACACAGCAGGGCTGATGGAATTGAAGCAGGTGCTGTACCCCATTCCAGTCGAGTGCTGCACATACCTGCATGGCCTCTCCTGGGGTCCTGTCAACAAAGACAAGATGTACCAGGTGCAGGCTGAGATACAGAATCTGTTGCAGGCTGTGCAGAGAGCCGACATGCAATGGAGGCCCCACTGCCCTAGCCCTTGCCCATGA